The following proteins are co-located in the Branchiostoma lanceolatum isolate klBraLanc5 chromosome 16, klBraLanc5.hap2, whole genome shotgun sequence genome:
- the LOC136422111 gene encoding uncharacterized protein, whose protein sequence is MATYSMKAYYGHGYGGYRPYGFGAPVSGPVEGSGEEGGSGFIGAVKEGGEEGSGDEQEDEPVQQCPDGDFISASWRCDGRTDCDDGSDEQGCEELCEGLGYPGDRDCRCANCKADRPSLNCACPPSQCKDILEDKCDQLTILTVPPFDMANAAVRHGVSGRVVGGAMRADMVFITDGSASIGTFNFEEIKKFMRQMVEGLTVSVTSFRVGAMQFAYNNREEFGLEDNYDNAGVDAAICAIPYMDGPGTYTGEAILFAKDYMFAPIRPEIRHVGIVITDGKTSIGAMDVGTASGSAQSAGIVLYAIGIGLMNDAAYNAQLQAIAGTSGKVFHVGDFSALSGIISALLADIFALPPPALPVPAPAPAPYPVPAPAPYPVPAPAPYPVPAPAPYPVPAPAPYPVPAPAPYPVPSPAPPAPYPAPAPVPAPAPYPVPAPVPAPAPAPVPAPAPYPVPAPAPYPVPAPAPAPYPVPAPAPYPVPAPAPYPAPAPYPVPAPAPYPAPAPYPVPAPAPVPAPAPYPVPAPAPYPIPAPAPAPPPPPPPPPPQPLPPPPPAPAPVPAPAPPPPPAPVPAPAPYPVPAPAPYPVPAPAPYPVPAPAPYPAPAPPPPPPPAPAPPPPPPPPQPLPPPAPAPAPVPAPAPAPPPPPPPAPAPYPVPAPPPPPPPPQPILPPPPPPPPPPPSVEVSCSDSTLEIDLAASSFPTVRTSNLRLVDAACRATSNGTHMIMKSPLNACGTTSYETPDYIIYDNVVTDESLARAGEIIRDCGFEMRIQCQIPRRLQVSGDFDPIQVPEMYAAVGTGDINVIMHFCTDSVCSNFKPYPVTYRVCEQVYVEVQLLSSDPDLSILVLTGEATPSMSRTGGPLYDIINQGCGVDPTYVVYPAPNHAVIRFGFQAFKFATDYPKVYLHADVLICKSSTVGNRCSQGCATAGRRRRDLATTPGVALYHVTAPAPMILFDDVDETLVPQS, encoded by the exons AGCTGTGTGAGGGCCTTGGTTACCCGGGTGACCGGGACTGCCGCTGCGCCAACTGCAAAGCGGACCGGCCGTCCCTGAACTGCGCATGCCCACCCAGCCAGTGTAAGGATATCCTAGAAGACAAATGTGACC AACTGACGATCCTGACCGTGCCTCCGTTCGACATGGCCAACGCGGCCGTGAGGCACGGCGTCTCGGGCCGAGTCGTGGGCGGCGCCATGCGGGCCGACATGGTCTTCATCACCGACGGATCCGCCAGCATCGGTACCTTCAACTTCGAGGAGATCAAGAAGTTCATGCGGCAGATGGTCGAAGGCCTCACCGTGTCGGTTACGTCATTCAG GGTTGGCGCAATGCAGTTTGCTTATAACAACCGAGAGGAGTTCGGGCTCGAAGATAACTATGACAACGCCGGGGTGGACGCCGCCATCTGCGCCATTCCTTATATGGACGGACCTGGAACTTACACCGGGGAGGCCATCTTGTTCGCCAAGGACTACATGTTCG CCCCGATCAGACCGGAAATACGTCACGTTGGCATAGTGATCACGGACGGAAAGACTTCCATCGGCGCCATGGACGTTGGAACCGCGTCCGGCTCTGCGCAGAGTGCG ggcaTTGTGCTGTACGCCATCGGGATCGGACTGATGAACGACGCGGCGTACAACGCGCAGCTGCAGGCCATCGCGGGGACTTCTGGGAAGGTGTTCCATGTGGGTGACTTCAGCGCGCTGTCCGGTATTATCAGCGCCCTGCTGGCAGACATCTTCGCTCTGCCGCCACCCGCCCTCC CGGTTCCTGCCCCGGCTCCAGCCCCATATCCGGTTCCGGCTCCAGCACCGTATCCGGTGCCTGCCCCCGCACCATATCCGGTTCCTGCACCAGCCCCATATCCGGTTCCGGCTCCTGCTCCATACCCAGTTCCGGCACCAGCCCCATATCCGGTTCCGTCTCCAGCACCACCTGCTCCGTATCCGGCACCGGCCCCAGTTCCGGCTCCGGCACCATATCCGGTTCCGGCCCCAGTTCCGGCTCCTGCACCGGCCCCGGTTCCAGCTCCAGCACCATATCCAGTTCCGGCCCCCGCTCCATACCCAGTTCCTGCACCTGCTCCGGCCCCATATCCGGTTCCGGCACCTGCACCATATCCAGTTCCGGCTCCAGCTCCGTATCCGGCTCCGGCACCATATCCAGTTCCGGCTCCAGCTCCGTATCCGGCTCCGGCACCATACCCTGTACCGGCACCGGCCCCAGTTCCGGCTCCCGCTCCATACCCAGTTCCGGCACCGGCTCCATATCCTATTCCTGCTCCGGcgcctgctcctcctcctccccctcctccccctcctccacaGCCACTCCCTCCACCGCCCCCAGCTCCCGCTCCTGTTCCGgcccctgctcctcctcctccccctgcTCCGGTTCCAGCGCCTGCTCCATATCCGGTTCCGGCGCCTGCTCCGTACCCCGTACCGGCTCCCGCTCCATATCCAGTTCCGGCTCCCGCTCCATACCCTGCACCCGCTCCTccacctcctcctccccctGCTCCGGCCCCGCCGCCACCACCACCTCCTCCTCAGCCACTCCCTCCTCCTGCTCCGGCTCCTGCTCCGGTTCCAGCGCCTgctcctgctcctcctcctccacctccCCCTGCTCCGGCTCCTTATCCCGTTCCAGCGCCtcctccaccaccaccaccaccacagcCAATCCTGCCTCCTCCTCCcccacctcctcctcctcctccaagtGTGGAAGTCTCCTGCTCCGACAGCACCCTGGAGATCGACCTTGCCGCCTCGTCCTTCCCGACCGTGCGCACCTCTAACCTGCGCCTTGTGGACGCTGCCTGCCGAGCCACCAGTAACGGAACCCACATGATCATGAAGTCTCCTCTCAACGCCTGCGGAACTACCTCTTAC GAAACACCTGACTACATCATTTACGACAACGTTGTGACCGACGAGTCTCTCGCGAGAGCCGGCGAGATTATCCGAGACTGCGGGTTCGAGATGAGGATCCAGTGCCAGATCCCGCGCAGGCTTCAAGTGTCCGGAGACTTCGATCCAATCCAGGTCCCAGAAAT GTACGCCGCCGTTGGCACTGGTGACATCAACGTGATCATGCACTTCTGCACGGATAGCGTCTGCTCCAACTTCAAGCCGTACCCCGTCACCTACCGGGTCTGCGAACAG GTTTACGTCGAAGTCCAGCTGTTGTCCTCTGACCCCGACCTGAGTATTCTGGTTCTGACGGGTGAAGCCACGCCCTCCATGTCGCGAACCGGCGGCCCTCTTTATGACATCATTAACCAAGG CTGCGGAGTGGACCCTACGTACGTGGTGTACCCGGCCCCGAACCATGCCGTCATCCGCTTCGGCTTCCAGGCCTTCAAGTTCGCCACGGACTACCCCAAGGTCTACCTGCACGCCGACGTCCTCATCTGCAAGTCTTCCACTGTCGGCAACCGCTGCTCTCAAG GTTGTGCCACTGCCGGTAGGCGGCGCCGCGACCTCGCAACGACGCCAGGCGTAGCCCTGTATCACGTGACTGCTCCAGCTCCCATGATCCTTTTCGACGACGTGGACGAGACTCTCGTTCCCCAATC GTGA